A genomic stretch from Acidobacteriota bacterium includes:
- a CDS encoding response regulator translates to MCPPSEKKILVVDYDAASLDSLAKLLKEKKFRVVTASDGKAGYELFTAEKPDLVVLEAMLPKLHGFDLTRKISQETQGRVPVVLITGLYKGPQYRREATNGMGAAEYFEKPLDLAAFIAAIRRLLHDEDDIDEELPDSNAVIEALSRRRPGAAKLSAKGRCP, encoded by the coding sequence ATGTGCCCTCCGTCCGAGAAGAAGATCCTGGTCGTCGACTACGATGCCGCGAGCCTCGATAGTCTCGCCAAGCTGCTGAAGGAAAAGAAATTTCGCGTGGTCACGGCCTCCGACGGCAAGGCCGGGTACGAGCTCTTCACGGCCGAGAAGCCCGACCTGGTCGTCCTCGAGGCCATGCTGCCCAAGCTTCACGGCTTCGACCTGACCCGGAAGATCTCGCAGGAGACCCAGGGGCGGGTTCCGGTCGTCCTCATCACCGGGCTCTACAAGGGGCCGCAATACAGGCGGGAAGCGACCAACGGGATGGGGGCCGCGGAATATTTCGAGAAGCCTCTCGACCTGGCCGCGTTCATCGCGGCGATCAGGCGGCTGCTCCACGACGAGGACGATATCGACGAGGAGCTGCCCGACTCGAACGCGGTCATCGAGGCCCTGAGCCGCCGCCGGCCCGGGGCCGCCAAGCTCAGCGCCAAAGGACGATGCCCATGA
- the rsmA gene encoding 16S rRNA (adenine(1518)-N(6)/adenine(1519)-N(6))-dimethyltransferase RsmA yields MFKSRRHALGQHFLANEGVLRKIAAAIAPGPEDVIVEVGPGKGALTRLLAAGAGRVVAVEKDERLVPGLREAMPANVEVVHGDFLRTDLGAIRAGAGVPALRLVGNIPYSISSPLLFRVLDERALLSDCVFLVQKEVAERVVAGPGTKSYAPLGILLQNEFEARVAFTVAPGSFSPPPKVQSALLVMKRRAAPLHDGAAGEPFRAFLRAAFAERRKMLWKNLARRATPAALDAAYAKLGIPRGARAEELPPDALFALFGALKGQT; encoded by the coding sequence ATGTTCAAGTCCCGCCGCCACGCCCTGGGCCAGCACTTCCTGGCCAACGAGGGCGTCCTGCGCAAGATCGCCGCCGCGATCGCCCCCGGGCCGGAGGACGTGATCGTGGAGGTCGGCCCCGGCAAAGGGGCCCTGACCCGGCTCCTGGCTGCCGGGGCGGGGCGGGTCGTCGCCGTCGAGAAGGACGAGCGGCTCGTCCCCGGGCTCCGGGAGGCTATGCCGGCCAACGTCGAGGTCGTCCATGGGGATTTCCTGAGGACCGACCTCGGCGCGATCCGGGCCGGAGCCGGGGTTCCCGCGCTCCGCCTGGTCGGGAATATCCCCTATTCGATCTCCTCGCCCCTTCTCTTCCGGGTCCTCGACGAGCGCGCCCTTCTTTCGGATTGCGTCTTTCTCGTCCAGAAGGAAGTGGCCGAGCGGGTCGTCGCAGGGCCCGGCACGAAGAGCTATGCCCCGCTCGGCATCCTGCTTCAGAACGAGTTCGAGGCCCGTGTCGCCTTCACGGTGGCCCCGGGATCGTTCTCGCCTCCGCCGAAGGTCCAATCGGCCCTGCTGGTCATGAAGCGCCGGGCCGCGCCGCTTCACGACGGCGCCGCCGGCGAGCCTTTCCGGGCCTTCCTCCGGGCCGCCTTCGCCGAGCGCCGCAAGATGCTCTGGAAGAACCTGGCCCGCCGGGCGACGCCGGCGGCTCTCGACGCGGCCTACGCGAAGCTCGGCATCCCCCGCGGCGCCCGGGCCGAGGAGCTGCCGCCGGACGCGCTCTTCGCGCTCTTCGGGGCGCTCAAAGGCCAGACTTAA